In Bufo bufo chromosome 1 unlocalized genomic scaffold, aBufBuf1.1 SUPER_1_unloc_1, whole genome shotgun sequence, one genomic interval encodes:
- the LOC120982656 gene encoding histone H1A-like, translating to MAETAPAAAAPPPAEGAAKSKKQPRKSAAAAGGAKKSKKPSGPSVSELLVTAVSASKERSGVSLAALKKALAAGGCDVEKNNSRIKVAIRALVTKGTLTQVKGSGASGSFKLNKKQQETKDKAAAKKKKPAAAKKPAATAAKKPAKSPKKPKKAPAKSPKKAKKPAAAKKAAKSPKKPKAAPKKLAKSPAKKAAKPKGPAKKAAKAKKSAAKK from the coding sequence ATGGCAGAGACCGCGCCAGCAGCCGCCGCTCCTCCTCCAGCCGAAGGGGCCGCCAAGTCCAAGAAGCAGCCGAGGAAATCCGCCGCGGCAGCAGGGGGCGCCAAGAAAAGCAAGAAGCCGTCCGGTCCCAGCGTGTCCGAGCTCCTGGTCACAGCCGTGTCCGCCTCCAAGGAGCGCAGCGGGGTGTCTCTGGCCGCCCTGAAGAAGGCTCTGGCTGCCGGAGGATGCGATGTAGAGAAGAACAATAGCCGCATCAAGGTGGCCATCAGGGCTCTGGTCACCAAGGGGACCCTCACCCAGGTGAAGGGCAGCGGCGCCTCCGGCTCCTTCAAGCTCAACAagaagcagcaggagaccaaggaCAAGGCGGCGGCCAAGAAGAAGAAGCCGGCGGCGGCCAAGAAACCTGCAGCTACTGCGGCCAAGAAACCCGCTAAATCCCCGAAGAAGCCCAAGAAGGCTCCGGCCAAGAGCCCGAAAAAGGCTAAGAAACCAGCCGCGGCCAAGAAAGCAGCCAAGAGCCCCAAGAAGCCGAAGGCTGCCCCCAAGAAGCTGGCCAAGAGTCCGGCTAAGAAGGCGGCCAAACCCAAGGGTCCGGCTAAGAAAGCGGCGAAAGCCAAGAAGAGCGCGGCCAAGAAGTAA
- the LOC120982686 gene encoding histone H2B 1.1 gives MPEPAKSAPAPKKGSKKAVTKVQKKDGKKRRKSRKESYAIYVYKVLKQVHPDTGISSKAMGIMNSFVNDIFERIAGEASRLAHYNKRSTITSREIQTAVRLLLPGELAKHAVSEGTKAVTKYTSAK, from the coding sequence ATGCCCGAGCCAGCCAAGTCCGCCCCAGCGCCCAAGAAGGGCTCCAAGAAAGCCGTCACCAAGGTCCAGAAGAAGGACGGCAAGAAGCGGAGGAAGAGCAGGAAGGAGAGCTATGCCATCTACGTCTACAAGGTGCTGAAGCAGGTCCACCCCGACACCGGCATCTCCTCCAAGGCCATGGGCATCATGAACTCCTTCGTCAACGACATCTTCGAGCGCATCGCAGGGGAAGCCTCCCGCCTGGCTCACTACAACAAGCGCTCCACCATCACCTCCCGGGAGATCCAGACCGCCGTGCGCCTGCTGCTGCCCGGAGAGCTGGCCAAGCACGCCGTCTCCGAGGGCACCAAGGCCGTCACCAAGTACACCAGCGCCAAGTGA